One stretch of Candidatus Poribacteria bacterium DNA includes these proteins:
- the kdsB gene encoding 3-deoxy-manno-octulosonate cytidylyltransferase, with product MQSVGIIPARYASSRFAGKPLANLLGKPMVQHVYESACRAKMLNEVIVATDDQRIYDAVTQFGGNVQMTGPCATGTERVAVVAEELRCDIVANIQGDEPLLEPAQIDLMLQPFVDRPEVQVCTLKQRVETATDYRDVNVVKVVTNLRGDALYFSRASIPGRIGEDELHKFPVYRHVGLYAYRRDQLLAFTKWKSTPYELAEGLEQLRFLEHGVPIHVVETDTPLIGVDVPADLERVKQILETN from the coding sequence TTGCAAAGTGTAGGAATCATCCCAGCTCGCTATGCCTCAAGCCGTTTTGCGGGGAAGCCGTTAGCAAACCTGCTTGGGAAGCCGATGGTGCAACACGTCTATGAAAGCGCGTGCCGCGCAAAAATGCTCAACGAAGTTATTGTCGCTACAGACGACCAGCGGATTTACGATGCGGTAACTCAATTCGGTGGAAATGTCCAAATGACGGGTCCGTGTGCGACTGGCACTGAGCGCGTCGCCGTTGTTGCAGAAGAATTAAGATGTGATATTGTCGCCAACATTCAAGGCGATGAACCGCTTCTTGAACCTGCGCAGATAGATCTGATGCTACAACCTTTCGTTGACAGACCCGAGGTGCAAGTTTGTACGTTGAAACAGCGGGTTGAGACTGCTACAGACTATCGAGACGTTAACGTCGTTAAAGTCGTTACAAACCTGCGGGGAGATGCGTTGTATTTCTCGCGTGCGTCTATACCGGGAAGAATCGGTGAGGATGAACTTCACAAATTTCCTGTATATCGACACGTCGGCTTGTACGCTTACCGTCGAGACCAACTCCTCGCTTTCACAAAGTGGAAGTCCACGCCTTATGAACTCGCAGAAGGTTTAGAACAACTCCGTTTTTTGGAACACGGTGTCCCTATCCACGTCGTCGAAACCGACACACCACTTATTGGCGTTGATGTTCCGGCTGACTTAGAGCGGGTAAAACAAATTTTAGAAACAAACTGA
- a CDS encoding LamG domain-containing protein has product MKRDFRFLTSTAKHRLHLVCLFLICTFSLHIVGFLGFEIQNASAQIIDPDLVLYFDYEDFDGNTVVGKAGRGYDGAIQGKVTQSDDGKFGKAAHFAAGSFLDLDGPNIKPDDIPTEGMSIVAWINVEAISDMAIFNARAADNTWLVHPEARGDGNYRWLNRSAGGTTIFDIRAGKNEANEWIHYAGTFSRADGLAVLYINGSNVGEEKARVGTPIAPDWGQGARVGFNIDNNRPFNGLMDDLNVWKRGLTEEEVNIIMNDSVEAFLAVEAQGKLATTWGRLKASQ; this is encoded by the coding sequence ATGAAACGAGATTTTCGATTTCTAACATCAACTGCTAAGCACCGCCTGCATCTGGTGTGCTTATTTCTAATATGCACCTTCTCTCTACATATAGTAGGGTTCCTTGGGTTTGAAATTCAGAACGCATCTGCTCAGATCATCGATCCGGATTTAGTCCTATATTTCGATTATGAGGATTTTGATGGCAATACTGTCGTTGGCAAGGCTGGCCGTGGTTATGACGGTGCGATTCAGGGGAAGGTCACACAGTCTGACGATGGGAAGTTTGGCAAAGCTGCTCATTTCGCAGCAGGTAGTTTTCTTGATCTTGATGGACCCAACATCAAGCCTGATGATATTCCAACCGAAGGAATGAGCATTGTCGCGTGGATTAACGTTGAGGCTATCTCAGACATGGCAATTTTCAACGCACGTGCTGCCGATAACACATGGCTTGTGCATCCAGAGGCACGCGGGGACGGAAACTATCGCTGGCTCAATCGGAGTGCAGGCGGCACAACGATCTTTGATATCCGCGCTGGGAAAAATGAAGCCAATGAATGGATACATTATGCCGGCACATTCAGTCGCGCCGACGGGTTAGCTGTGCTTTACATCAACGGAAGCAATGTTGGGGAAGAGAAGGCTCGCGTTGGCACGCCAATCGCACCAGATTGGGGACAGGGGGCTCGCGTCGGTTTTAATATTGATAACAACCGTCCGTTTAATGGACTCATGGATGACCTTAACGTCTGGAAACGTGGTCTGACCGAAGAAGAAGTCAATATTATCATGAACGATAGCGTTGAGGCATTTCTCGCTGTTGAAGCGCAAGGCAAATTGGCGACGACTTGGGGTAGACTCAAAGCCTCACAGTAA
- a CDS encoding phosphatase PAP2 family protein, with product MSTFFRLKAYFISVSVFCCFTIGLEADAENILSRWDQTFFDRIYDAPPRQEPMWTIMGGISDLGDYRGVMGASILLMAYGNESHRETGKLLASAYIGAAGITYGMKRLIGRKRPLDETLGNPAMPSGHASIIFSVATILGYQYPKWRIPLYLGAGLVGFSRIYLGRHYTSDVVVGAAIGTTMGMLVWHKRITLLKWEF from the coding sequence TTGTCAACGTTTTTTCGGTTGAAAGCATACTTCATAAGCGTCTCGGTTTTCTGTTGTTTTACAATAGGGTTAGAGGCGGATGCTGAAAATATCTTATCGCGCTGGGATCAAACCTTTTTTGACCGTATTTATGATGCGCCACCACGCCAAGAGCCGATGTGGACGATCATGGGAGGTATCTCAGATCTTGGCGACTATCGCGGTGTGATGGGTGCCTCAATTCTCCTTATGGCCTACGGAAATGAATCCCATCGAGAAACCGGAAAGTTGTTGGCTTCGGCGTATATAGGAGCTGCCGGCATAACGTATGGCATGAAAAGGCTGATAGGCAGGAAACGTCCGCTTGATGAAACTTTGGGGAATCCAGCGATGCCGTCAGGGCACGCCTCTATTATATTTAGTGTTGCAACCATTTTGGGGTATCAATATCCAAAATGGCGGATTCCGCTCTACCTCGGTGCTGGACTCGTCGGGTTCTCGCGCATCTATTTAGGACGACATTATACATCAGATGTCGTCGTTGGCGCAGCAATTGGTACGACAATGGGCATGCTTGTCTGGCATAAACGCATCACGCTACTGAAATGGGAGTTTTAG
- a CDS encoding ABC transporter substrate-binding protein — translation MRNWLVGLLIVGLVSILGCQAQDRSTGQTQRAPRELKVAVAAPFTGNAAAFGEMIRRGAELQAKEINDAGGINGMKFTLVFEDDAGKDAEASLVAERIANNLQILAVVGHFNSSCSLAGKPIYQRAGIVELSPGSTNVTVCEGSDWTFRNLYRDDFQGKFIAQYIDKVLTDLQSVAVFFDNDDYGRGLRNAFVDEAEKIGLDLVASEAYDRDNTDFKAQLTSIKAKNPDAVFISGLYTEAGLIAKQAREAGIEAQFFGADGVDSPDFLTIAGDAAEGTYLTTPFTFGAAGEDALQMAANFEEMHGVAPDTWAALTYDAVGMIAEALEKTYNAEAAVADNRKAIRDHLASLDTPEEGYKGVTGLTYFDINGDTVNKPAYVKIVKDGQFVAADQQLLELE, via the coding sequence ATGCGAAATTGGCTTGTCGGATTACTAATAGTAGGACTCGTGTCCATTTTGGGGTGTCAAGCCCAAGACAGGAGCACAGGCCAAACACAGAGGGCACCAAGGGAATTAAAAGTCGCCGTTGCCGCGCCATTTACGGGCAATGCCGCCGCTTTTGGAGAGATGATCCGCCGCGGTGCTGAACTCCAAGCAAAAGAAATTAACGATGCCGGTGGAATCAACGGAATGAAGTTTACACTGGTTTTTGAAGATGATGCCGGTAAAGATGCAGAGGCAAGCCTCGTAGCAGAGCGCATCGCCAATAATCTACAGATCCTTGCGGTCGTTGGACATTTCAACAGTTCTTGCTCGTTGGCTGGAAAACCGATTTATCAACGGGCGGGTATCGTCGAGTTGTCACCCGGGTCCACGAATGTGACGGTTTGTGAAGGGAGCGACTGGACGTTCCGCAACTTGTATCGCGACGATTTCCAAGGAAAATTCATCGCACAATATATTGACAAAGTCTTGACGGACCTGCAATCTGTCGCTGTTTTTTTTGATAACGACGATTATGGGCGTGGTTTAAGGAACGCATTCGTTGACGAAGCTGAAAAGATAGGGCTTGACCTGGTCGCTTCGGAAGCTTATGATCGCGATAATACCGATTTTAAGGCACAACTCACCAGTATTAAAGCCAAAAATCCCGACGCTGTTTTCATCTCAGGACTCTATACTGAAGCAGGCTTGATCGCTAAACAGGCGCGGGAGGCTGGAATTGAGGCACAATTCTTCGGAGCGGACGGTGTGGATTCCCCTGACTTCCTCACAATCGCAGGCGATGCCGCCGAAGGTACTTATCTCACAACGCCTTTTACCTTTGGTGCAGCTGGCGAAGATGCCCTACAGATGGCAGCTAATTTTGAGGAAATGCACGGGGTCGCACCCGATACATGGGCTGCACTGACCTACGATGCCGTTGGAATGATCGCAGAAGCTCTTGAAAAAACTTACAACGCAGAGGCAGCCGTCGCTGATAACCGAAAAGCCATCCGAGACCATTTGGCATCTTTGGATACGCCTGAGGAGGGCTACAAAGGGGTTACGGGGCTAACCTATTTTGATATAAATGGCGATACGGTGAATAAACCGGCTTACGTGAAAATTGTGAAGGATGGACAATTTGTTGCCGCTGATCAGCAACTACTTGAATTAGAGTGA
- a CDS encoding branched-chain amino acid ABC transporter permease: MAQFLEQIINGLVLGGIYALIAVGYTMVYGIIQLINFAHGEIFMFGAYIALMLITVFGIPFWIALPLSMILCGMLGMLIDLVAYRPLRNAPRLSALITAIGMSLALQNLARMIWSARPRQFPSEVLPTIFLSQNAVSLPGGASLPYRDVFIILLALVLMVALNRLIYLTKIGKAMRACAQNPVAANLMGIRTNRVIAITFIIGSALGAVAGVMVGLREVVTPTMGYYKGVAAFAAAVLGGIGNITGAMLGGIIIGLAEVFGAGYISSGYRLAIAYIIMIAVIVIRPSGLFGRSTGQRA; the protein is encoded by the coding sequence ATGGCACAATTTTTAGAGCAAATTATTAACGGATTGGTACTCGGCGGCATCTATGCACTCATCGCGGTCGGTTATACCATGGTTTACGGTATTATCCAACTGATTAACTTCGCACATGGCGAAATTTTCATGTTTGGTGCCTATATCGCACTCATGCTTATAACTGTTTTCGGTATACCGTTCTGGATAGCACTGCCACTGAGTATGATTCTGTGTGGGATGTTAGGAATGCTGATAGATCTGGTCGCATACCGACCGCTTCGGAATGCGCCGCGTCTATCGGCATTGATTACAGCAATAGGTATGTCGTTGGCACTACAGAACCTCGCGCGAATGATTTGGTCAGCCCGGCCCCGTCAATTTCCCTCTGAAGTGCTCCCTACTATTTTCCTGAGTCAGAACGCGGTTTCACTTCCCGGAGGCGCGTCTTTACCTTACAGGGATGTGTTTATTATCCTATTGGCACTCGTTTTAATGGTAGCCCTAAACAGGTTGATTTATCTAACCAAAATCGGCAAAGCCATGCGGGCGTGTGCCCAAAATCCTGTTGCAGCGAATCTGATGGGAATCCGGACAAACCGAGTGATTGCTATAACCTTTATTATCGGTTCTGCCTTAGGGGCGGTCGCGGGAGTGATGGTAGGTTTGCGAGAAGTGGTTACGCCAACAATGGGCTACTATAAAGGAGTCGCGGCTTTTGCCGCTGCGGTTCTCGGCGGTATCGGCAACATTACTGGGGCAATGCTCGGCGGCATCATTATCGGATTAGCCGAGGTTTTTGGAGCGGGGTATATCTCCTCCGGATACCGCTTGGCAATCGCCTATATTATTATGATCGCAGTAATTGTTATTCGTCCTTCTGGACTCTTTGGCAGATCAACGGGGCAGCGCGCTTAA
- a CDS encoding branched-chain amino acid ABC transporter permease — protein sequence MKNRLTPKNIIFGLFICFLPLLMYGIDAIALFLSHQDIYLGLPSGDYMLRIIVRAYLYMLLAIGLNIVCGFTGLLDLGYVGFYLIGGYTAGLLMARLGVSYWIALPLAVLNGALWGLLRGAPTLRLTGDYFAIVTFGFAELLFRIVKNEQWLIGGPNGLVRDIPPPAILGVVFNQNWHNYYHILILLVLVVFITYRLQHSRVGRAWVAIREDEQAAESMGINVSRYKALAFAVSAAIGGLGGGFVAQFQVNISAPFFEFWESILILCMVVLGGMGSIRGAMIGAAILGSLGEVLRPGFIIPYQFGGSRYLIFGLILILLMRFRPGGLTLKKA from the coding sequence ATGAAAAATCGATTAACACCCAAAAACATCATCTTTGGTTTATTTATCTGTTTTCTGCCGTTATTAATGTATGGCATTGATGCCATCGCCCTCTTCCTGTCCCATCAGGATATTTATCTCGGTCTCCCAAGTGGAGATTACATGCTGCGGATTATTGTCCGCGCCTATCTCTATATGCTCTTGGCTATCGGACTGAATATTGTGTGTGGGTTCACAGGACTCCTTGATCTCGGCTATGTCGGGTTTTACCTGATTGGGGGCTATACGGCAGGTTTATTGATGGCGCGCCTCGGCGTGAGTTACTGGATTGCATTGCCGCTCGCTGTGCTCAATGGCGCGTTGTGGGGATTGTTGCGGGGGGCACCCACTTTGCGGCTCACGGGTGATTATTTCGCAATTGTTACCTTTGGGTTTGCTGAGCTGCTCTTCCGTATCGTGAAAAACGAGCAGTGGTTAATTGGCGGTCCAAATGGGTTGGTTCGCGACATTCCGCCACCTGCTATTCTCGGAGTGGTGTTCAATCAGAATTGGCACAATTACTACCATATTCTCATCCTGCTCGTCTTAGTGGTCTTTATCACCTATCGACTGCAGCATTCTCGGGTCGGGAGAGCGTGGGTTGCAATTCGTGAAGATGAACAGGCGGCTGAAAGTATGGGGATCAATGTCAGTCGCTATAAGGCACTGGCATTTGCAGTGAGTGCAGCCATCGGTGGTTTAGGTGGCGGTTTCGTGGCGCAATTCCAAGTTAACATTAGCGCACCTTTCTTTGAATTCTGGGAGTCTATCCTCATCCTCTGTATGGTGGTCCTTGGCGGTATGGGAAGTATAAGGGGTGCAATGATAGGTGCAGCGATTCTCGGATCGTTAGGAGAAGTGCTGAGACCCGGCTTCATTATCCCTTACCAATTTGGCGGGTCACGCTACCTTATTTTTGGGCTTATTCTCATCCTCTTAATGCGTTTCCGCCCCGGTGGATTAACCCTCAAAAAAGCTTAA